One region of Oryza sativa Japonica Group chromosome 10, ASM3414082v1 genomic DNA includes:
- the LOC4348693 gene encoding uncharacterized protein: protein MVMQQVQVLKEVSALLRGKETPVILDLEESLRAKGDMTQGEEVKIYASKVTAVLCKAFATATSALVGYHVLGVGAKLLGNPPLPRIPRIGMAAGSAWIVGKFAYYTALQASPIFILEGGEERMKMELANIILTKHNDEKTLVEAVKQHFFAEHLFSDQYQDMPLFRWRLRHTYVDSTFMERVKEIEVKNSSNGSGSISGHRTTNTRSFGDLMEDPLACILGSPDGDIENKKSAENTGTIVKRREVRAHRRSHRHHHRHTDKVSAQ, encoded by the exons ATGGTGATGCAGCAGGTGCAGGTGCTGAAGGAGGTCTCCGCCCTCCTACGAGGCAAG GAGACCCCCGTGATTCTCGACCTGGAGGAATCGCTTCGGGCCAAG GGCGACATGACCCAGGGTGAGGAGGTCAAGATCTATGCAAGTAAGGTGACCGCGGTCCTGTGCAAGGCCTTCGCCACCGCGACGTCCGCTTTAGTCGGGTATCATGTTCTCGGTGTCG GAGCAAAATTATTAGGCAATCCACCTCTTCCTCGGATACCAAGAATTGGCATGGCTGCTG GCAGTGCATGGATTGTTGGAAAGTTTGCATATTATACCGCCTTGCAAGCAAGTCCTATTTTCATTTTGGAAGGTGGAGAAGAGCGCATGAAGATGGAGCTAGCTAACAT AATACTTACTAAGCATAATGATGAAAAGACACTGGTTGAAGCTGTAAAACAACACTTCTTTGCTGAGCATCTGTTTAGTGATCAGTATCAAGATATGCCACTTTTCAGGTGGCGTCTACGCCATACTTATGTTGACAGCACTTTTATGGAAAGGGTGAAGGAGATCGAAGTTAAGAACTCAAGTAATGGGTCTGGTTCAATTTCTGGACACAGAACTACAAACACT AGATCATTTGGAGACCTCATGGAGGATCCACTGGCTTGTATACTTGGTTCTCCAGACGGCGACATAGAAAACAAGAAGTCTGCGGAGAACACGGGTACTATTGTGAAGAGAAGGGAGGTGCGAGCTCATAGAAGAAGTCACCGGCATCATCATCGACACACTGACAAAGTTTCTGCCCAATGA